A window from Chloroflexota bacterium encodes these proteins:
- a CDS encoding PAC2 family protein, translated as MSHVRYIEEPKLRRPVLILAFAGWNDASEVATTSVKFLSTRWKAKKFADIDPEEFYNFARVRPHVHIEEDFSRTITWPENTFYYHVDPLLDRDFVLLLGIEPNLKWRTFCEEVLHVAHEAGVTSMLSLGGLIADVPHTRPPRLTAFSSDPDLTARFPELALRRSRYEGPTGIVGVLSDVFTKSGIPVGSIWGNVPHYISASPNPKVAHSILSRLNTIYGLGLELSELERAGRRFERQVNEALSNNPEVQQYVSQLEAREEPTEEEAPPQRQAEGPVDLPRGEDIVRQLEEYLRQQATEKEEGNGDSS; from the coding sequence ATGTCACACGTCCGCTACATCGAGGAACCGAAGCTTCGACGTCCCGTTCTGATCCTGGCCTTCGCTGGGTGGAACGACGCGTCCGAGGTCGCGACGACGTCCGTGAAGTTCCTGTCGACGCGATGGAAGGCGAAAAAGTTCGCTGACATCGACCCGGAGGAGTTCTACAACTTCGCGCGCGTTCGGCCGCACGTGCACATCGAAGAAGACTTTTCCCGCACCATCACGTGGCCGGAGAACACCTTCTACTACCACGTCGACCCGCTCCTGGATCGCGACTTTGTGCTGTTGTTGGGGATCGAGCCGAACCTGAAGTGGCGCACGTTCTGCGAGGAGGTGCTCCACGTCGCACACGAGGCGGGCGTCACCAGCATGCTTTCCCTCGGCGGACTGATCGCAGACGTGCCCCACACGCGCCCGCCGAGGCTGACGGCATTCTCATCCGATCCCGATCTGACCGCACGGTTCCCCGAGCTGGCGCTTCGGCGAAGCCGATACGAGGGCCCAACGGGGATCGTCGGCGTCCTGTCCGACGTATTCACCAAGTCGGGCATCCCGGTCGGGAGCATTTGGGGGAACGTTCCGCATTACATCTCGGCGTCTCCCAACCCGAAGGTGGCCCACTCGATCCTGTCGCGCTTGAACACCATTTACGGGCTCGGGCTGGAGCTGTCTGAGCTGGAGCGCGCCGGTCGCCGCTTCGAGCGGCAGGTGAACGAGGCTCTGTCCAATAATCCTGAGGTCCAGCAGTACGTCAGCCAGCTCGAGGCGCGCGAGGAGCCAACCGAGGAGGAAGCGCCTCCCCAGCGACAGGCCGAGGGCCCCGTCGACCTGCCG